A portion of the Bosea sp. NBC_00550 genome contains these proteins:
- a CDS encoding DUF3606 domain-containing protein: MADDKKNCGPQDRSLINLCEDYEARYWTDKFGVSHAQLEEAVRGAGASVNAVEAALRRKTLSGGAKH, encoded by the coding sequence ATGGCAGACGACAAGAAAAATTGCGGCCCGCAAGACCGATCACTCATCAATCTGTGCGAGGACTATGAGGCGCGTTATTGGACCGACAAGTTCGGCGTGTCCCACGCACAGCTTGAAGAAGCGGTTCGTGGAGCTGGCGCTTCTGTTAATGCTGTTGAGGCCGCGCTGCGTCGCAAGACGCTTAGTGGCGGAGCGAAGCATTGA
- a CDS encoding PAS domain S-box protein: MSKTRVEAAALVPQFAYGPDAPDPRDWLAAIIDGSDDAIVSKNLSGIIQSWNGGATRLFGYKPEEIIGQSVTVLIPPDRLDEEPIILAQIHAGKRVDHFETKRRRKDGSLVDISLTISPIRNEHGDIVGASKIARDITERLLAQQQQQLLMGEMQHRVKNLFALANAIVSLSARSNAEKSEVIASVQDRLSSLARAHELILGDRSSGSDGSHVTLITLIRAILEPYYDDDRIRISGDDCQVGGKAATNLALLLHEMATNAAKYGALSVERGRLHVEISADDAQVRLCWRENGGPVPLLARPPGFGSRLERGLASALNASIERDWQPTGLVASVAVSKAMLAI, encoded by the coding sequence TTGTCGAAGACCCGAGTCGAGGCGGCAGCGCTAGTTCCCCAATTCGCCTACGGGCCCGACGCCCCTGACCCACGCGATTGGCTCGCAGCCATCATCGATGGTTCGGACGACGCAATTGTCAGCAAGAATCTCAGTGGGATTATTCAAAGTTGGAATGGCGGCGCAACGCGCCTGTTTGGCTACAAACCCGAGGAAATCATCGGTCAATCTGTGACTGTGTTGATACCGCCGGACCGCTTGGACGAAGAACCGATCATTCTGGCTCAGATCCACGCAGGCAAGCGCGTCGATCATTTTGAGACAAAGCGTCGCCGCAAGGATGGCTCTCTGGTCGACATTTCGCTGACCATCTCACCCATTCGCAATGAGCACGGGGACATCGTAGGCGCGTCAAAAATCGCCCGGGACATCACGGAGAGGCTGTTGGCGCAGCAGCAGCAGCAGTTGCTGATGGGTGAAATGCAACACCGGGTGAAGAACCTGTTTGCACTCGCCAACGCAATTGTCTCGCTCAGTGCTCGGTCGAACGCGGAAAAAAGTGAAGTCATTGCCAGCGTGCAAGACCGCCTTTCCTCGCTCGCACGAGCACACGAACTTATACTGGGTGATCGATCAAGTGGGTCCGACGGGTCGCACGTCACTCTCATCACACTCATTCGAGCGATTCTTGAACCCTACTACGACGACGACCGAATCCGCATTTCTGGTGACGATTGCCAGGTTGGCGGCAAAGCGGCCACGAATCTGGCGCTCCTGCTTCATGAGATGGCAACGAACGCTGCCAAATATGGCGCTCTGTCCGTCGAGAGGGGCCGGCTCCACGTCGAGATTTCGGCAGATGATGCGCAGGTGCGACTTTGCTGGAGAGAAAATGGCGGCCCAGTGCCCCTACTCGCAAGGCCGCCGGGCTTCGGTAGCCGGCTCGAACGCGGTCTAGCGAGTGCTCTAAACGCATCCATTGAGCGCGATTGGCAGCCGACAGGATTGGTCGCGTCAGTCGCGGTGTCAAAAGCGATGCTCGCCATCTGA
- a CDS encoding response regulator — translation MIENAPLRIFYLEDNPLIVFHVEAIIEDLGHIFVGSLSGFAELKSSFSELVMDCALVDIDLADGRTGPDAAEWLINKGIPSIFVTGQAQVAAEYRRISLGTIVKPIVDKDMAEKLELFRRFLNSED, via the coding sequence ATGATCGAAAATGCGCCTCTTCGGATTTTCTATCTGGAGGATAACCCCCTTATTGTCTTTCATGTAGAAGCTATAATCGAAGATCTTGGCCATATCTTCGTCGGATCTCTGAGCGGCTTTGCCGAACTTAAATCCTCTTTTAGCGAACTCGTGATGGACTGCGCGCTTGTCGACATCGACCTTGCCGACGGCCGGACGGGACCTGACGCCGCGGAATGGTTAATAAACAAAGGTATCCCGTCGATTTTTGTCACTGGTCAGGCCCAAGTTGCGGCGGAATACAGACGCATATCCCTTGGTACGATCGTTAAGCCCATTGTCGATAAAGACATGGCGGAGAAATTAGAGCTTTTCAGGCGCTTTCTTAATTCGGAAGACTGA